The DNA sequence AATGCTACATCTTCAAATTCTTTTACCATTTTACCTTTTTTAAAATAATTTAAGTCACCACCATTTTGTGCTGAACTTTCATCAGTAGATTCTTCCGTCGCTAAGGTTTTAAAGTCTTCACCTTCATCTAATTTTTTCAAAATTTCCTTTCCTTTTTCTTCTGTTTCTAATAAGATATGGCTAGCCCTTACTGATATAAATTCATCTTTGTTTTCTTCAAAATATTTTTTAGCTTCCTCGTCAGGTATTTCTACATTTTCCATAAAATCTTCCGCATGTTTTTGATGAATAGATACATATTCTAACTCTTCCTTAAATTCATCTATACTAACTTCATTTTGTTCAAGAACATTTTTAAAATTCTCTTCTCCACCATATTGTTGCTCATACATACTTAATGCTTGTTTTATTTCTTCATCATCTGCTTTAATATTCTTTTTATTAGAATCCTCTAAAACTACTCTTTTTTCTATGAAAGTTTCAAGATAATTATTAAATTCATCCATAGGCATCTCTTCACCATTTACCTTTATTACTATCTTTTCTCCTTCTCCTCCATTGGAAGTTTGACTACAGCCTGCTAAAATAAAAACAAATAGACTAATAATTGATACCATAATTATAGTTTTTTTATTAAGGCTCATAAAAATAACATCCTCTCTATTTTTTATACGACTATTCATCTATTATATATTATTTTCCTATTTAATGTAACCATTAATTCCCCAATAAGGTCTTCTTATTACCCTAAGGGAGAAAAACATCCTAGTTAAAACTGTAAAATATCGCCTTACCTTTATACTATTGCTCCCTTTTAGATACTGCCTCTTTATTAATAAAGCTATTAATTTCTTCTATTAATTCTCTAAGGCTCAATATAATATCTTTCCTAGCTATAAACTTAAAAATCGGCTTATAGCTTAAATCAAATATTATTCTTCTTCCATAGCCTTTAGATAATGTACTCACAAGATCAGGTGTAATATAAGAATGGGATTTAAACTCTAGTATTATCTTATTTCCTTTTTGCTCTATATTAGTTATATAAGATTCCCCAGCTAAATGTTTAATATATGAAATATTCATTAGATTATCCACTTCTTTTGGTACATCCCCAAATCTATCTATAAGTTCATCTATCATTTCTTCATAATCCTTCATATTTTCTATGGCAGCTATCTTTTTATATATTTCAATTTTCTGTTCCTCTTCTACTATATAATTCTTTGGTATGAAACCATCTACATTTAAGTCTACTGTAGTTTCAATTTTTTCTTTCTTTTCCTGTCCTTTAAGCTTTCTTACTGTTTCGTTTAAATATTTTACATAAAGATCATAACCTATTGCTTCTATGTGCCCATGTTGTTCTACCCCTAATAAATTACCTGCCCCTCTTATTTCTAAATCCCGCATTGCTATTTTAAAACCAGAACCAAATTCAGTAAAATCTTTAATTGCTCTTAATCGTTTCTCAGCCACTTCAGAAAGAACTTTATCTTTTTCATAAGTTAAATAAGCATAGGCTATTCTATTAGACCTTCCTACTCTCCCCCTTAATTGATAAAGTTGGGATAAACCCATTTTATCAGCATTATATACTATCATAGTATTTACATTTGGTATATCAAGACCTGTTTCTATTATAGTTGTACATACTAGTACGTCGTATTCTCCATCTAAGAAACTTAACATAACATTTTCCAATTGTCTTTCACTCATTTGTCCATGGCCTATTGCAATACGGGCTTCGGGTACAAGTTTTTTCAATCTAGATGCCACCTTATCAATACTTCCAACTCTATTGTATACAAAATATACTTGCCCACCTCTACTAATTTCTTTAATAATAGCATCTCGTACAATTTGATCATTATATTCTACCACATAAGTTTGTATAGGGTATCTTTCTTCTGGTGGCTCATCAATAATACTCATGTCCCTTGCTCCAACTAAAGACATATGCAAGGTTCTAGGAATTGGTGTAGCCGTAAGAGTTAAAATATCTATATTTTCTTTTAATTGTTTTAATCTTTCCTTATGCTTTACCCCAAATCTTTGCTCCTCGTCTACAATTAATAATCCTAAATCTTGAAATTTTACATCTTTAGAAATCAATCTATGAGTTCCTATAACAATGTCTACTGTACCGTTTTTTAATCCACTTATTATTTCTTTTTGTTCCCCAGGGGCTTTAAACCTACTGAGCATTTCAACATTTATAGGGTAGGATTCAAAACGTTCCATAATTGTATTATAATGTTGTTGTGCCAAAATAGTAGTTGGCACTAAAAATGCTACTTGTTTACCCGAGGTAATAGCCTTAAAAGCCCCTCTTAAGGCTACTTCTGTTTTTCCATAGCCTACATCACCACAAAGTAATCTATCCATAGGTTTTGGCTTTTCCATATCCTTCTTTATTTCATCAATACTTCTAAGTTGAGCATCTGTTTCTTCATAAGGAAAGGCATCTTCAAATTGGGATTGCCAAGGCGTATCTTTGTCAAAAGCAAATCCCTTAACCTTTTCCCTTTTAGCATATAGCTCAAGTAAATCTTTAGCCATATCTTCAACAGCCTTTTTTGCTTTTACTTTGGTTTTTGCCCAATCTGAACTACTTAATTTATTAATTTTAGGCCTGACTCCATTTCCCCCTATATATTTTTGAATAGAGTCCATTTGGTCTACAGGTAAATATAATTTATCATTACCTCTATATTCTATAGTTAAATAATCCTTTTTAATTCCTTGTATATCTAATTGTTCAACTCCTTTATATTGACCAATACCATGAGCCTCATGTACTACAAAATCATCTATTTTCAAATCAGAAAATGTTTTTATCTTTTCTCCTAATTTTTTTAAAGGTTTTGAAACTTTTCTTTTTACTTTACCAAATACCTCTTTATCACTTATAAAGGCTAATTTCCCAAAAGTATATTCAAAGCCACTATTAATAGAAAAAGGTATAATAAATACCTGACTAGATTTAATTTCTCTATATACATCTTCTACAAAGACAGCCTCTATACCTTTTCCTCTTAAAACTTCTTCTAACCTTTTCCCTCTGTCTTCCGTACCAGCAAATATTATTGTTTTATATCCTTTATACTTATAATGATTTAATTCTTCTATTAGAAAATCTATTTTATTGTGGAATGGCTGCATAATTTTAGTTGTAAAGTTAATTATAACTTTGGGA is a window from the Tissierellales bacterium genome containing:
- the mfd gene encoding transcription-repair coupling factor, which codes for MQKNMLIDPLLNMRPYMELIESIDNETTPIAIHGLSEGSIGHFAYVLNQHKNRTILIVTSDQLKAKKIFEDIKNYKDDRVEFFNGKEILLYDVEAFSQEGIYERLKVLSRLNEGENIIVVTYVEALLNKVLSKNLFNKYTTKLEYGQIITLERLTENFISQGYERVTQVEGVGQFSIRGGIVDFFPPNSKNPYRVEFFGDEIDSIRSFDIRDQRSIKREERTIIPPVKEILILEEYKECIIQGMERDLNKTIGETVLNSREKDNLREKFINYIGKLKENLSIVNTDMVVPYVPNKYLNNVIDYFDNNSIVLIDELDRIEEKVKEMEERFLMNFTNVFERGELLSQHKNIYFNYSLILDSLKNKICITSTSLLKNNPNYAPKVIINFTTKIMQPFHNKIDFLIEELNHYKYKGYKTIIFAGTEDRGKRLEEVLRGKGIEAVFVEDVYREIKSSQVFIIPFSINSGFEYTFGKLAFISDKEVFGKVKRKVSKPLKKLGEKIKTFSDLKIDDFVVHEAHGIGQYKGVEQLDIQGIKKDYLTIEYRGNDKLYLPVDQMDSIQKYIGGNGVRPKINKLSSSDWAKTKVKAKKAVEDMAKDLLELYAKREKVKGFAFDKDTPWQSQFEDAFPYEETDAQLRSIDEIKKDMEKPKPMDRLLCGDVGYGKTEVALRGAFKAITSGKQVAFLVPTTILAQQHYNTIMERFESYPINVEMLSRFKAPGEQKEIISGLKNGTVDIVIGTHRLISKDVKFQDLGLLIVDEEQRFGVKHKERLKQLKENIDILTLTATPIPRTLHMSLVGARDMSIIDEPPEERYPIQTYVVEYNDQIVRDAIIKEISRGGQVYFVYNRVGSIDKVASRLKKLVPEARIAIGHGQMSERQLENVMLSFLDGEYDVLVCTTIIETGLDIPNVNTMIVYNADKMGLSQLYQLRGRVGRSNRIAYAYLTYEKDKVLSEVAEKRLRAIKDFTEFGSGFKIAMRDLEIRGAGNLLGVEQHGHIEAIGYDLYVKYLNETVRKLKGQEKKEKIETTVDLNVDGFIPKNYIVEEEQKIEIYKKIAAIENMKDYEEMIDELIDRFGDVPKEVDNLMNISYIKHLAGESYITNIEQKGNKIILEFKSHSYITPDLVSTLSKGYGRRIIFDLSYKPIFKFIARKDIILSLRELIEEINSFINKEAVSKREQ
- a CDS encoding peptidylprolyl isomerase — translated: MSLNKKTIIMVSIISLFVFILAGCSQTSNGGEGEKIVIKVNGEEMPMDEFNNYLETFIEKRVVLEDSNKKNIKADDEEIKQALSMYEQQYGGEENFKNVLEQNEVSIDEFKEELEYVSIHQKHAEDFMENVEIPDEEAKKYFEENKDEFISVRASHILLETEEKGKEILKKLDEGEDFKTLATEESTDESSAQNGGDLNYFKKGKMVKEFEDVAFKLKPGEVSDLVKSQHGYHIIKVEDRMEEYNDLKDEVLQVLKDARYEEYIEGLKEKAKVEIYLEDDKKDNKENK